One Salvelinus alpinus chromosome 9, SLU_Salpinus.1, whole genome shotgun sequence genomic window, cagacgtgtccccctgcttaagccagtacatgtccaggcccgtctgaagtttgctagagagcatttggatgatccagaagaagattgggagaatgtcatatggtcagatgaaaccaaaatataactttttggtaaaaactcaactcgtcgtgtttggaggacaaagaatgctgagttgcatccaaagaacaccatacctactgtgaagcatgggggtggaaacatcatgctttggggctgtttttctgcaaagggaccaggacgactgatccgtgtaaaggaaagaatgaatggggccatgtatcgtgagattttttaatttttttaaattattttattttctccccttttctccccaattttcatggtatccaatcgctagtaattactatcttgtctcatcgctacaactcccgtacgggctcgggagagacgaaggtcgaaagccacgcatcctccgaagcacaacccaaccaagccgcacagcttcttaacacagcgcgcctccaacccggaagccagccgcaccaatgtgtcggaggaaacaccgtgcacctggcccccttggttagcgcgcactgcacccggcccgccactggagtcgctggagcacgatgagacaaggatatccctaccggccaaaccctccctaacccggacgacgctagcccaattatgcgtcgccccacggacctcccggtcgcgcccggctgcgacagagcctgggcgcgaacccagagactctggtggcgcagctagcactgcgatgcagtgccctagaccactgcgccacccgggaggccatgtatcgtgagattttgagtgaaaacctccttccatcagcaagggcattgaagatgaaacgtggctgggtctttcagcatgacaatgatcccaaacacaccgcccgggcaacgaaggagtggcttcgtaagaagcatttcaaggtcctggagtggcctagccagtctccagatctcaaccccatagaaaatctttggagggagttgaaagtctgtgttgcccagcaacagccccaaaacatcactgctctagaggagatctgcatggaggaatgggccaaaataccagcaacagtgtgtgaaaaccttgtgaagacttacagaaaacgtttgacctctgtcattgccaacaaagggtatataacaaagtattgagataaacttttgttattgaccaaatacttattttccaccataatttgcaaataaattcataaaaaatcctacagtgtgattttctggaattttttttctcattttgtctgtcatagttgaagtgtacctatgatgaaaattacaggcctctcatctttttaagtgggagaacttgcacaattggtggctgactaaatacttttttgccccactgtatagccTTTACAGACTGACCTTACTGTGTGTTGCTGTAACGttcttcgtcgggcgaaagagaggaggaccaagatgcagcgtggtgagtattcattttaataagaatacttaaaaaaagaacaaaaacaataaaccgacaaacgaacaaagacgaaacagtcccgtatggtgacatACATaaagaaacaggaacaatcacccacaacccacaatacaaaacaggctacctaaatatggctcccaatcagagacaacgacagaaacctgcctctgattgagaaccatatcaggccaaacacagacatacccactcacatcacaccctgaccaaacaaaacatagaaacatacaaagcaaactttggtcagggcgtgacagttgcctgtaaaaaaaaaaaaagccatgtTTTTTTAGAGCCCAATTCATACAGTCCCATTTTAACCACATTTTTGGCAGGATAAGACTTATATCTTTGTGCACATGCCGGCAAGTTTAGTAGTGGGAGTTAAGGTGGGCTGATGTGGGTGGACTTCTATTTTAATAAATACATTGAATATACTCTATCAcaaataaatccattattaattTGTTTTCGGCAGGTCCTAAGAAACATAAAAATTTATTTTCAAAATATTAGAATGGCATATTTTGAATTGAATTATGTTACTGGTCTGTGCAGCCTATATGTTAAATGGTGGCGCCATGCACATGATATCAgtagttattttgttaattaaacAGACAAGACACACTTAGGCTACCTTGATCACAGTCAATACACATAGGCTATTTTATCGTAGGCTAAGAAAATAATGAAAAATGacagaataaaatacaaataatattttTCCCACACAACTTGCATCACGGCAATGTGTGGAACCACTGCCATATGAAAAAGTGACATTTTGATATTAATTTTAAGAAGGAAGTCATATTGAGACCTAAGTCTCTTTTACAAATGTgccctgtatgtatgtatgtacgtattgTTAGGTTCTacaggtctacagttttttttgattttcccatgatgtcatgcaaagaggcactgagtttgaaggtaggccttgaaatacatccacaggtacacctccaattgactcaaatgatgtcaattagcctatcagaagcttctaaagccatgacatcatttccccaagttgtttaaaggcacagtcaacttagtgtatttaaacttctgacccactggaattgtgatacagtgaaataatctgtctgtaaaaaattgttggaaaaatgagtgtcatgcacaaagtagatgtcctaaccgacttgccaaaactatagtttgttagcaagaaatttgtggagtggtttaaaaactatttttaatgactccaacctaagtgtatgtaaacttccgacttcaactgtaaaggTGAAGTAATCAGTGAAGTGGTGAAGTCCAGATGTGCCTAGTGATGAGGTGCAttaatctaaagtaaaggaatggaattaaaaatacataaatatttGGGCGAGCagtgtcagagcggcatagactaagacacagtagaatatgatagaatacagtatatacatatgagatgagtaacgcaAAATATGTCAAATTTAttcaagtgactagtgttccattattaaagtggccagtgatttcaagtctatgtatatagggcagcagcctctaatgtgctagtgatggcctTGTGTTCGGGTGCAGTGGTGATGAAGAAGGGAAGACTTTCCTGGTGCatggtgagggtgagtggtgctgtgatgtgGATAATAGTCCTGGATCCCAAAGGCCACGTATCTAGGACTAGGAAaggaaaagaaaaggagagcGGGTACGAGGCTAAGTTCAGGGAGGAGGCTAGGGCCTGGTCGATGAAGTTCTCAGCGGCACCAGAGTCCACGATAACTGTAGAGACAACACTTGAGGGACAGCCAGCCAGTGAAATAGGAACCATAAAGGGTTTGGGAGAAAACAATGATACTGGAATACTCTATACGGAAGGTCATGAGGCCGCCTCTCTGCTCTAGTGGACCCCAGGTTAGGGTGCACCGGACACCGCTGAAGCCCCTCCTGGCCACAATAGGAACAGAGCCTCAACTGTCTCCGGCGATGTcaagcgccagagagggggagcggcgGTAGACGTGACCGAAGATAGCCTAACATTAGTTTTTTTTATAGTTTGCCAAGTGTTTCCTGCTCAGAGATTTTGAGATCCTCTGTCCAACTTTCATCACTCAAACTCTCCTATCGAATTTATCTGTAGCTATGCAAATTCTCAAAAGGGATTTATTcatgattataaactgggttcgagccctgaatgctgattagctGAAAGCCGTGCTATATCGTTTTGCTTAATCATAGCAGTCAAATTAGTTAAATCGACATCCATTGATGGGAAATTATCTGGCGAGTTGAACAAGGGCAAATTATATTTTCTCTTGCAACATATTCAAAATGGTGTATTACTTCATGTCATAGTTTGCAATATTTTTATTTTGATGAAAACAAAATTTAGCTTCTAACATCATTAGAAGTTACATCGATATTCCTTCTTAATTGGTTCAATAAAGTTATGGAAAAGGGTTTACTGTATAAACGTGGCAACTACTCTCTTTCCATGAAAAGAAAACCGGGGCTGGTTTTCAGGCCTTTTGGGTGGGTTTTGAGTGATTATTGAGCTATAATTGTTTTCCTAGTCTCACACACTTCCCCAGGCTCTGGGACAGTGCTGTTTAGAAAaaaagttagctagctgatggatgcaaacaatgttctccGCCAAAAACAAAGCAAAATGACATCTGTTTCactagctaggtgtcatcatctaaaaaaAACGTAATTTATATAACAGTTTCCGTATTTGGTTGATGATGGTCGGACCCGATGCGGTCAAGCCACACGAGCCAGATGAAGATAGCTACTGAATGTAGCTGCTTATAAATATTAGCTTGGGGCAAGAGGCCTGCCTAGCTGGCTAGCTTGTTTAGTTTGTTATTTTCAATAGTAGGACAACAAGTGGCTGCCTAGCTAGTACTTAGTCACGTTGATTTCTAAATAATTGCTAACAATTTTGAAAATGATTGCAGCTtctctggtcattgttttcaggctagtTGCATTgttctagctacagtagctaagtaccaagctaaagcttgctagctagctacctcaaAAGTTGCTAATAACATCAAAGATATTTGTGACTGACTTTGTCATACTGAAAACCAGAGTCAATGTAGTAGGGAGACGGCCTACCTCCAGTTTCTAAACTGTCATCAATGTTGACACAATGCTTGATTATTATTCTGGATTTTGAATTGCTAGGATGAATCAAGTGCAACTGCTTGGGATGTGGCTGGCAGCAGGGACTCTCGAAGCAACAGGATCACCATCCTTTCTTCTCTGCCTGTGGGATGGTTGCATGTCAGGAACCTTATGGTCGGAGAGAATGTTggactaactagctaacatttttTATCCTGATAGTTTAATCCTGATCTTATGTCAAATGCTCACTCAAACGTTTTCCCATTCAGTGAAACAAATAACTTTGGCTTATTAAAAACGCGGTATTGTAATCACATCGTGTCAAATGCACACAAAGAAAAATGTTATGTGCAGTATGTAAACTTAACATGACGAACAGGAATTACATGTACTCTCACGGGTGGCCAATAAGGTCTGAAAGCCATGCCACTACTAAGCCACGCCTCCTGAAAATAACCTGAGGATTAATATAAAAAGAACAAGCTGCTAGGTCAACCCGTCATGAAAGTAAATAATACCCAACTGATGGTTAAATGAACCCGTGTTTGGGAAATCTTAACAACCCAACATGTTGGGTTATTCACGCAACCCAACTGGCTGGATCAAAATAACCCAACGTGGGTTCTGTTTTATATTCACCCAGCACTGGGTTACCAAATAATCCATATTGGGTTGTTTTTAAACCAGCATGTCTTAGTGTAGACAAGACAGAGACAAGTCATAAACAAAACATAGACTTGATCACACAGGGACAAGAAATTGTGGCCAACTGAAAAGCATTTATTAATAAGTTTCTGTCCCACTGTTCCATTGCTACCATCAGCCATTAAAGATGATCACACAAACGTTTTCCCATTCGGTCGAACAAATAACTTTGGCTTATTACAAACGCTGTATTGTAATCACATCGTGtgcggtgtgtgtgcctgtttgcagagttttttttacagctttgacagtgctactgaccATAGTGGTGGCTCTTGACTTCAATGGATTGCGCATGCAAATTCAGtgcacacaacattctataatagactTGTGTTTTTTGAAGtgtcaaataaaaatattttgtgacgtcaaatagtgttatttgacgtgtatcttttgtGTGTCTTTGGCAATCTGAAAATAATGTATTAATACTTTTCTGTTCCActaataaaatgtaaatgtacttttgtTTTACAGAAACATACACTGGTGCAAATTATAACATGGTGATAAATATGACAAACTCTGAGCTATGTGTTGCTTATCAGCCATTGCTAGCATGAGCCATTAAAGATGCTCACACAAATGTTTTCCCATTCGGTCGAACAAATAACTTTGGCTTATCGGGATCTATACAGGGAAAATATGTGGACTAATTTAACTCTCGGACTCAAACATCTTCTTCCTGCCATCCATGCCAGACTTGTCTTCAATGTTCTGACGCCAGTCTCCAACATTACGCAGTTCCTTATCCTGTAATAGCAACATAGTCAAAGGTTCAGGGTTTAGAATTCACTAAATGGTGTCCATGAAACCTTGAGATAATAGAGTGGTGAAGGCAAAGAAGGCGGCTTGTTTGTCATGTCACATGatccctaaccacagatctacTGTAGATGAGCCTTGACCCTTCTCCCAATCCTACTTACAGTAGGGGGATAAAAATATATCTTACCCTGTATTAGGGGTTTGGGGCAACTCTATACAAAATCAATCAGTCTTATTAACATAGGCACCCTCTGCTGAGCTTATCTATGAACACATTTCAGTAAGACCAACCTCTTACAATAGAACATAATAACAAGGCCTCAGGTTTGACAATAACAATGTCTCCCAATGGGTCACCTTGgacacccagaactaaaatcttgtgTAATTGCGTCAGATGCTCGATTGAGGGGGAGACGTGTTAGAAAATGTGCTAATGAGACAAGTTAAGTCTCCACCCCTCTAAACGGAAACTCTCAGACAATTTTCGGCAAGTCTATGGTCCAAATGTACCCTCCCCTTCTGAAATTCGAAAGACTTCCGAAATTGTGATTTGTCTAAATGATCAGTGACTCAAAATAAGTGCACCAGAACAAAGTTAGTCGATGAGACAACTCTACAATATAGTGTTATGTTATTGAACAGTTACACACCTCTTCTTTCACCTCCTTCTTCACTTGTTTCAAGTTGGCTCTCAGATCCATGGACACCTTGTGCTTGGAGCCCAGCAGAGCCTGGAGCATAGCATCAGCAGACATACGCACTTTCCTCAAAGTTGGCTTCTTGAACTTGCCCTTCAAGTCAATAACTTTAATGTTCAAATCTTCAATCTGGTCAATGGAAGAAGAGAACAACAACTGTCACCACATTGTTGCTACTGATGGAATGGATTTCAAGTTTTAGGAGGTGTGAGGGAAAGTGAATTTGATATACCTCCTTAGTGGCTTTGTTCACTTTGCTCTCCAGGTCATATCTCTCCTCATCTATCACGTCAATCTTATGGTGTAACTCTTTCAAGAACTCCTGAGGTGATATCAACAAATATCAGACATTAATAATCAGCATCATAATGATAATACAACTACTAATAttcttattatttttattatataaTAGTGAAAACGTTATTCAACACGTTTGAATACAGCAACAAATGTTGTAATCATCTTTATACAAAGGcacatccacccccccccccccctccaaataGATTTAGGGATAGACCAAACTTTGATTGTGGAGTGAAATGCCACATTAAAGATGCACTCCAGATATTTTTTAATCTTTCCTGTTGAAAACTATATCCCAAGTACATTTTCTTTacacaactgcaaacttcaaTGAGTAGGGCATTCAAGGAGTTTGTCTGATGTGATGAAATCGGCCACCCCCCTTGCTTGAGGAATATCATGTAATTATTTGATTAGTTGTTTGGTTTACCATTAACTGTTGAGTACCCCCTGGTAGGGACAGGGGAGGGCAGTTCTCCTCCATCCATCTTATTCTCTCCTGCTCATTCTCCTTTGCCTCTTCTTCCAGTAAGCCTTTAGCAATGGAGAGCATCAAGCTCTGGAGACAATGGAAAGCATGCAGGTTACACTTATGAAAAGCCTAGCCCGACCAGAATCAAGTAGACCTTTTTTGTAAACAGGCTTTCGTGTAAAACTTAACCGTAAGATATGATATTCTTGTGTTCTCCAGTATAACCATTGTATTTATGGTTGCTGACATAGCCgaaggaagtaggggtgctggagGTGCTGCAGCACTCCCTGATTAATTGAAATAATTTGGGCaaaattgtataatttttttttttttacatttatattaCTCCTGTCTGTACAGACATAAATAAAATACTACACCAGAGAGCATAATTTCGCCACAGAAGATCAAATGCTTCTAAAAATAACTGTGGATTAAGTTTTATCACAAGCATTTACAGACGGGAAGGCCGCAATTTGGGCAGCATGCACACCTAATATGGAACAGATTGTTACGCtgtggccatagacatataatccatagaagggttttggaacctctaaccctggaaatTTGACGGTTAAACTCATGGGTGAGCTAGCAATGGCTGTCAGTCCTGACTTGAAGGGGAacttctatttctatggttggttGGCCACTGTCAGGCTATAGGCACGAGCGCATCAAACATCACCGGTGAGTAGCCTAGGCTTCTTCTTCaccattgggtgagtcagtgccaCTGGAAAGTTTGTTTACTAGCCTAGGCTCTCTTCATTGGCCAGAGCTATTGTTTGAATTTTAGACCAGGTCGTTTTTATTGCTCTCAGTTTGTCACGGTCagagtataaaaaatatataaaaaacataAAAATATATTCTGGTAATGTCTTCTATCATGTAAATGACGTAGAATTGCATGGAATTAGTTTTTAAAAGGCCTTTTTTTCAGACCCGAAAAACGCCTCAACTGTATACCACTGTACGCAAATGCAATGTATTGATAAAGGAGTTTTTTTcactctcccccccctccccccaccagcACCCCCAACTCAAAGAATGTTCCCATGGTTGctactgcagtaaaaaaaaatatataataaaacaaCGATTAACATCAGATATTTGAAAATGTTTACCTTCAGGTAATGCCTCCGACTCGAAGACATCTTTTTCCTGTGGAGGTATAATATAttgtttgattttaaaaaaagGTTAAGGGAAAAGTTGGACTGGGTCATTTACGTCATAATAAATGTTTGATCATAATCAATGTTCGTTCTAAGTTACTCACTCCGACATCTTGGCGTTTCTTTAATTTCACACCCTGTGAAAAAAGAGAGGTCAATTATTTATAGTGATGGGCACTGATATGGAAAATCTGtattgatatacagtgcctttggaaagtattcagaccccttgattttccacattttgttaggttacagcattatttaaaaatggattaaatattttttcccactcatcaatctacacacaatatctcataatgacaaagcaaaaacatgttaaGAATATTATGCAAATTCATAAGAAAtttaaacagaaatatcacatttacaatagtattcagaccctttactcagtactttattcaacctttggcagcgattacagcctttaagtcttcttgggtatgattctacaagcttggcacagctgtatttggggacttCCTCCCATTcatctttgcagatcctctcaagctttgtcaggttggctggggagcgtcactgcacagctatttttaggtctctccagagatgttcaaacgGGTTCAATTACGGGCTCAGCTTGGCCACTCCCtaaaccactcctgcattgtctgggcggtgtgcttagggttgttgtcctgttggaaggtgaaccttcgccccagtctgaggtcctgagcactacggagcaagttttcatcaaggatctctgtactttgctccgttcatctttccctcgatcctgactagtctcccagtccctgctgctgaaaaacatccccatagcatgatgctgccaccaccatgcttcaccatagggatggtgtcaggtttcctccagacgtgacgcttggcattcaggccaaagagtttaatcttggtttcatcagaccagagaattttgtttatcctggtctgagagtcctttaggtgccttttggcaaactccaagcgggctgtcatgtatcttttgctgaggagtggcttccatttggccactctaccataaaggcctgattagtgg contains:
- the LOC139530218 gene encoding troponin I, fast skeletal muscle-like; amino-acid sequence: MSEKKMSSSRRHYLKSLMLSIAKGLLEEEAKENEQERIRWMEENCPPLSLPGGTQQLMEFLKELHHKIDVIDEERYDLESKVNKATKEIEDLNIKVIDLKGKFKKPTLRKVRMSADAMLQALLGSKHKVSMDLRANLKQVKKEVKEEDKELRNVGDWRQNIEDKSGMDGRKKMFESES